A genomic stretch from Falco cherrug isolate bFalChe1 chromosome 1, bFalChe1.pri, whole genome shotgun sequence includes:
- the ANKRD13B gene encoding ankyrin repeat domain-containing protein 13B isoform X1, whose protein sequence is MCPPAHGGSGGRKGPEGRYPLHYLVWHNRARDLDRELSAKQADIEQLDPRGRTPLHLATTLGHLECARVLLKHGADVGKENRSGWTVLQEAVSTRDLELVQLVLRYRDYQRAIKRLAGIPILLEKLRKAQDFYVEMKWEFTSWVPLVSKICPSDTYKVWKSGQNLRVDTTLLGFDHMTWQRGNRSFVFRGQDTSAVVMEIDHDRRVVYSETLALASHDQEVLLAAVQPTEEQVMGRLTAPVVTTQLDTKNIAFERNKSGILGWRSEKTEMVNGYEAKVYGASNVELITRTRTEHLSDQHKGKSKGSKTPLQSFLGIAEQHVGPNNGTLITQTLSHANPTAITPEEYFNPNFELGNRDMGRPMELTTKTQKFKAKLWLCEDHPLSLCEQVAPIIDLMAISNALFAKLRDFITLRLPPGFPVKIGTGGGLCCQHGWHSQLPSLLLVFPFPAEIPIFHILNARITFGNLNGCDEPVSSLRHSPSSEAPSPSSDSSSVSSSSSLTSCRVCEMDPALFEVPRGYSVVGTHQDALREDEDDLLQFAIQQSLLEAGSEYDQVTIWEALTNSKPGTHPMSHEGRRGDRLDSPAHGSSQAPRCPSPRGRQGAQRPVPQLCGAATAGHGTVGAGAGGSRAPDAAGGGGLAADPAALTNGQVTPRPC, encoded by the exons ATGTGCCCGCCGGCCCATGGGGGGAGCGGAG GCAGGAAGGGGCCGGAGGGCAGGTACCCGCTGCACTACCTCGTCTGGCACAACCGCGCCCGCGACCTGGACCGGGAGCTCAGCGCCAAGCAg GCTGACATTGAGCAGCTGGACCCCCGAGGACGCACACCCCTGCACCTGGCCACCACGCTGGGCCACCTCGAGtgtgccagggtgctgctgaaGCATGGTGCCGATGTGGGCAAGGAGAACCGCAGTGGCTGGACAg TCCTGCAGGAGGCTGTGAGCACCCGTGACCTGGAGCTGGTGCAGCTGGTCCTGCGCTACCGTGACTACCAGAGAGCCATCAAGCGCCTGGCTGGGATCCCCATCCTGCTGGAGAAGCTGCGCAAG GCCCAGGACTTCTACGTGGAGATGAAGTGGGAGTTCACCAGCTGGG TGCCGCTGGTGTCCAAGATCTGCCCCAGTGACACCTACAAGGTGTGGAAAAGTGGCCAGAACCTGCGGGTGGACACCACGCTGCTGGGCTTTGACCATATGACCTGGCAGCGGGGCAACCGCAGCTTTGTCTTTCGGGGACAAG ACACCAGCGCAGTGGTGATGGAGATCGACCACGACCGGCGGGTGGTTTACTCAGAGACGCTGGCCTTAGCCAGCCACGACCaggaggtgctgctggctgctgtgcagcccACCGAGGAGCAGGTGATGGGGCGGTTGACGGCCCCCGTCGTCACCACCCAGCTTGACACTAAGAACATCGCCTTCgagag GAACAAGTCCGGGATCCTGGGCTGGAGGAGCGAGAAGACGGAAATGGTGAATGGGTACGAGGCCAAG GTCTACGGCGCGTCCAACGTGGAGCTGATCACGCGGACACGGACCGAGCACCTCTCGGACCAGCACAAGGGCAAGAGCAAAG GCAGTAAGACCCCTCTGCAGTCCTTCCTGGGCATTGCCGAGCAGCACGTGGGGCCCAACAACGGG ACGCTGATCACGCAGACCCTGAGCCACGCCAACCCCACTGCCATCACCCCCGAGGAGTACTTCAACCCCAACTTTGAGCTGGGCAACCGGGACATGGGGCGGCCCATGGAGCTCACCACCAAGACACAGAA GTTCAAGGCAAAGCTATGGCTGTGCGAGGACCACCCGCTGTCCCTCTGCGAGCAAGTTGCCCCCATCATCGACCTCATGGCAATAAGCAATGCGCTCTTCGCCAAACTGCGGGACTTCATCACCCTGCGCCTCCCGCCCGGCTTCCCTGTCAAGATCGGTACGGGGGGGGGTCTTTGCTGCCAGCATGGGTGGCACAGCCagcttccctccctgcttttgGTTTTTCCCTTTCCCGCAGAAATCCCCATCTTCCATATTCTCAACGCCCGCATCACCTTTGGGAACCTCAACGGGTGCGACGAGCCCGTCAGCTCCCTgcggcacagccccagcagcgaGGCACCCTCGCCCAGCAGCGACTCCTCCAGCgtcagcagctccagctccctga cctcGTGCCGGGTGTGTGAGATGGACCCGGCGCTGTTTGAGGTGCCGCGGGGGTACAGCGTGGTGGGCACCCACCAGGACGCCCTGCGGGAGGACGAGGATGACCTGCTGCAGTTTGCCAtccagcagagcctgctggaAGCGGGCAGCGAGTACGACCAG GTGACCATTTGGGAAGCACTGACCAACAGCAAGCCGGGCACCCACCCCATGTCGCACGAGGGCCGCCGGGGAGACAGGTTG GACTCCCCAGCACACGGCAGCTCCCAGGCCCCCCgttgccccagccccagggggcGGCAGGGGGCCCAGCGCCCTGTTCCCCAGCTATGCGGAGCAGCTACGGCTGGCCATGGCACTGTCGGcgcgggagcaggaggaagccGAGCGCCGGACgcggcaggaggaggaggacttgCAGCGGATCCTGCAGCTCTCACTAACGGACAAGTGACCCCGCGCCCCTGCtga
- the ANKRD13B gene encoding ankyrin repeat domain-containing protein 13B isoform X5: MLASCSGRKGPEGRYPLHYLVWHNRARDLDRELSAKQADIEQLDPRGRTPLHLATTLGHLECARVLLKHGADVGKENRSGWTVLQEAVSTRDLELVQLVLRYRDYQRAIKRLAGIPILLEKLRKAQDFYVEMKWEFTSWVPLVSKICPSDTYKVWKSGQNLRVDTTLLGFDHMTWQRGNRSFVFRGQDTSAVVMEIDHDRRVVYSETLALASHDQEVLLAAVQPTEEQVMGRLTAPVVTTQLDTKNIAFERNKSGILGWRSEKTEMVNGYEAKVYGASNVELITRTRTEHLSDQHKGKSKGSKTPLQSFLGIAEQHVGPNNGTLITQTLSHANPTAITPEEYFNPNFELGNRDMGRPMELTTKTQKFKAKLWLCEDHPLSLCEQVAPIIDLMAISNALFAKLRDFITLRLPPGFPVKIEIPIFHILNARITFGNLNGCDEPVSSLRHSPSSEAPSPSSDSSSVSSSSSLTSCRVCEMDPALFEVPRGYSVVGTHQDALREDEDDLLQFAIQQSLLEAGSEYDQVTIWEALTNSKPGTHPMSHEGRRGDRTPQHTAAPRPPVAPAPGGGRGPSALFPSYAEQLRLAMALSAREQEEAERRTRQEEEDLQRILQLSLTDK, translated from the exons ATGCTCGCGTCTTGCTCAGGCAGGAAGGGGCCGGAGGGCAGGTACCCGCTGCACTACCTCGTCTGGCACAACCGCGCCCGCGACCTGGACCGGGAGCTCAGCGCCAAGCAg GCTGACATTGAGCAGCTGGACCCCCGAGGACGCACACCCCTGCACCTGGCCACCACGCTGGGCCACCTCGAGtgtgccagggtgctgctgaaGCATGGTGCCGATGTGGGCAAGGAGAACCGCAGTGGCTGGACAg TCCTGCAGGAGGCTGTGAGCACCCGTGACCTGGAGCTGGTGCAGCTGGTCCTGCGCTACCGTGACTACCAGAGAGCCATCAAGCGCCTGGCTGGGATCCCCATCCTGCTGGAGAAGCTGCGCAAG GCCCAGGACTTCTACGTGGAGATGAAGTGGGAGTTCACCAGCTGGG TGCCGCTGGTGTCCAAGATCTGCCCCAGTGACACCTACAAGGTGTGGAAAAGTGGCCAGAACCTGCGGGTGGACACCACGCTGCTGGGCTTTGACCATATGACCTGGCAGCGGGGCAACCGCAGCTTTGTCTTTCGGGGACAAG ACACCAGCGCAGTGGTGATGGAGATCGACCACGACCGGCGGGTGGTTTACTCAGAGACGCTGGCCTTAGCCAGCCACGACCaggaggtgctgctggctgctgtgcagcccACCGAGGAGCAGGTGATGGGGCGGTTGACGGCCCCCGTCGTCACCACCCAGCTTGACACTAAGAACATCGCCTTCgagag GAACAAGTCCGGGATCCTGGGCTGGAGGAGCGAGAAGACGGAAATGGTGAATGGGTACGAGGCCAAG GTCTACGGCGCGTCCAACGTGGAGCTGATCACGCGGACACGGACCGAGCACCTCTCGGACCAGCACAAGGGCAAGAGCAAAG GCAGTAAGACCCCTCTGCAGTCCTTCCTGGGCATTGCCGAGCAGCACGTGGGGCCCAACAACGGG ACGCTGATCACGCAGACCCTGAGCCACGCCAACCCCACTGCCATCACCCCCGAGGAGTACTTCAACCCCAACTTTGAGCTGGGCAACCGGGACATGGGGCGGCCCATGGAGCTCACCACCAAGACACAGAA GTTCAAGGCAAAGCTATGGCTGTGCGAGGACCACCCGCTGTCCCTCTGCGAGCAAGTTGCCCCCATCATCGACCTCATGGCAATAAGCAATGCGCTCTTCGCCAAACTGCGGGACTTCATCACCCTGCGCCTCCCGCCCGGCTTCCCTGTCAAGATCG AAATCCCCATCTTCCATATTCTCAACGCCCGCATCACCTTTGGGAACCTCAACGGGTGCGACGAGCCCGTCAGCTCCCTgcggcacagccccagcagcgaGGCACCCTCGCCCAGCAGCGACTCCTCCAGCgtcagcagctccagctccctga cctcGTGCCGGGTGTGTGAGATGGACCCGGCGCTGTTTGAGGTGCCGCGGGGGTACAGCGTGGTGGGCACCCACCAGGACGCCCTGCGGGAGGACGAGGATGACCTGCTGCAGTTTGCCAtccagcagagcctgctggaAGCGGGCAGCGAGTACGACCAG GTGACCATTTGGGAAGCACTGACCAACAGCAAGCCGGGCACCCACCCCATGTCGCACGAGGGCCGCCGGGGAGACAG GACTCCCCAGCACACGGCAGCTCCCAGGCCCCCCgttgccccagccccagggggcGGCAGGGGGCCCAGCGCCCTGTTCCCCAGCTATGCGGAGCAGCTACGGCTGGCCATGGCACTGTCGGcgcgggagcaggaggaagccGAGCGCCGGACgcggcaggaggaggaggacttgCAGCGGATCCTGCAGCTCTCACTAACGGACAAGTGA
- the ANKRD13B gene encoding ankyrin repeat domain-containing protein 13B isoform X4, translating to MLASCSGRKGPEGRYPLHYLVWHNRARDLDRELSAKQADIEQLDPRGRTPLHLATTLGHLECARVLLKHGADVGKENRSGWTVLQEAVSTRDLELVQLVLRYRDYQRAIKRLAGIPILLEKLRKAQDFYVEMKWEFTSWVPLVSKICPSDTYKVWKSGQNLRVDTTLLGFDHMTWQRGNRSFVFRGQDTSAVVMEIDHDRRVVYSETLALASHDQEVLLAAVQPTEEQVMGRLTAPVVTTQLDTKNIAFERNKSGILGWRSEKTEMVNGYEAKVYGASNVELITRTRTEHLSDQHKGKSKGSKTPLQSFLGIAEQHVGPNNGTLITQTLSHANPTAITPEEYFNPNFELGNRDMGRPMELTTKTQKFKAKLWLCEDHPLSLCEQVAPIIDLMAISNALFAKLRDFITLRLPPGFPVKIEIPIFHILNARITFGNLNGCDEPVSSLRHSPSSEAPSPSSDSSSVSSSSSLTSCRVCEMDPALFEVPRGYSVVGTHQDALREDEDDLLQFAIQQSLLEAGSEYDQVTIWEALTNSKPGTHPMSHEGRRGDRLDSPAHGSSQAPRCPSPRGRQGAQRPVPQLCGAATAGHGTVGAGAGGSRAPDAAGGGGLAADPAALTNGQVTPRPC from the exons ATGCTCGCGTCTTGCTCAGGCAGGAAGGGGCCGGAGGGCAGGTACCCGCTGCACTACCTCGTCTGGCACAACCGCGCCCGCGACCTGGACCGGGAGCTCAGCGCCAAGCAg GCTGACATTGAGCAGCTGGACCCCCGAGGACGCACACCCCTGCACCTGGCCACCACGCTGGGCCACCTCGAGtgtgccagggtgctgctgaaGCATGGTGCCGATGTGGGCAAGGAGAACCGCAGTGGCTGGACAg TCCTGCAGGAGGCTGTGAGCACCCGTGACCTGGAGCTGGTGCAGCTGGTCCTGCGCTACCGTGACTACCAGAGAGCCATCAAGCGCCTGGCTGGGATCCCCATCCTGCTGGAGAAGCTGCGCAAG GCCCAGGACTTCTACGTGGAGATGAAGTGGGAGTTCACCAGCTGGG TGCCGCTGGTGTCCAAGATCTGCCCCAGTGACACCTACAAGGTGTGGAAAAGTGGCCAGAACCTGCGGGTGGACACCACGCTGCTGGGCTTTGACCATATGACCTGGCAGCGGGGCAACCGCAGCTTTGTCTTTCGGGGACAAG ACACCAGCGCAGTGGTGATGGAGATCGACCACGACCGGCGGGTGGTTTACTCAGAGACGCTGGCCTTAGCCAGCCACGACCaggaggtgctgctggctgctgtgcagcccACCGAGGAGCAGGTGATGGGGCGGTTGACGGCCCCCGTCGTCACCACCCAGCTTGACACTAAGAACATCGCCTTCgagag GAACAAGTCCGGGATCCTGGGCTGGAGGAGCGAGAAGACGGAAATGGTGAATGGGTACGAGGCCAAG GTCTACGGCGCGTCCAACGTGGAGCTGATCACGCGGACACGGACCGAGCACCTCTCGGACCAGCACAAGGGCAAGAGCAAAG GCAGTAAGACCCCTCTGCAGTCCTTCCTGGGCATTGCCGAGCAGCACGTGGGGCCCAACAACGGG ACGCTGATCACGCAGACCCTGAGCCACGCCAACCCCACTGCCATCACCCCCGAGGAGTACTTCAACCCCAACTTTGAGCTGGGCAACCGGGACATGGGGCGGCCCATGGAGCTCACCACCAAGACACAGAA GTTCAAGGCAAAGCTATGGCTGTGCGAGGACCACCCGCTGTCCCTCTGCGAGCAAGTTGCCCCCATCATCGACCTCATGGCAATAAGCAATGCGCTCTTCGCCAAACTGCGGGACTTCATCACCCTGCGCCTCCCGCCCGGCTTCCCTGTCAAGATCG AAATCCCCATCTTCCATATTCTCAACGCCCGCATCACCTTTGGGAACCTCAACGGGTGCGACGAGCCCGTCAGCTCCCTgcggcacagccccagcagcgaGGCACCCTCGCCCAGCAGCGACTCCTCCAGCgtcagcagctccagctccctga cctcGTGCCGGGTGTGTGAGATGGACCCGGCGCTGTTTGAGGTGCCGCGGGGGTACAGCGTGGTGGGCACCCACCAGGACGCCCTGCGGGAGGACGAGGATGACCTGCTGCAGTTTGCCAtccagcagagcctgctggaAGCGGGCAGCGAGTACGACCAG GTGACCATTTGGGAAGCACTGACCAACAGCAAGCCGGGCACCCACCCCATGTCGCACGAGGGCCGCCGGGGAGACAGGTTG GACTCCCCAGCACACGGCAGCTCCCAGGCCCCCCgttgccccagccccagggggcGGCAGGGGGCCCAGCGCCCTGTTCCCCAGCTATGCGGAGCAGCTACGGCTGGCCATGGCACTGTCGGcgcgggagcaggaggaagccGAGCGCCGGACgcggcaggaggaggaggacttgCAGCGGATCCTGCAGCTCTCACTAACGGACAAGTGACCCCGCGCCCCTGCtga
- the ANKRD13B gene encoding ankyrin repeat domain-containing protein 13B isoform X3: protein MCPPAHGGSGGRKGPEGRYPLHYLVWHNRARDLDRELSAKQADIEQLDPRGRTPLHLATTLGHLECARVLLKHGADVGKENRSGWTVLQEAVSTRDLELVQLVLRYRDYQRAIKRLAGIPILLEKLRKAQDFYVEMKWEFTSWVPLVSKICPSDTYKVWKSGQNLRVDTTLLGFDHMTWQRGNRSFVFRGQDTSAVVMEIDHDRRVVYSETLALASHDQEVLLAAVQPTEEQVMGRLTAPVVTTQLDTKNIAFERNKSGILGWRSEKTEMVNGYEAKVYGASNVELITRTRTEHLSDQHKGKSKGSKTPLQSFLGIAEQHVGPNNGTLITQTLSHANPTAITPEEYFNPNFELGNRDMGRPMELTTKTQKFKAKLWLCEDHPLSLCEQVAPIIDLMAISNALFAKLRDFITLRLPPGFPVKIEIPIFHILNARITFGNLNGCDEPVSSLRHSPSSEAPSPSSDSSSVSSSSSLTSCRVCEMDPALFEVPRGYSVVGTHQDALREDEDDLLQFAIQQSLLEAGSEYDQVTIWEALTNSKPGTHPMSHEGRRGDRLDSPAHGSSQAPRCPSPRGRQGAQRPVPQLCGAATAGHGTVGAGAGGSRAPDAAGGGGLAADPAALTNGQVTPRPC from the exons ATGTGCCCGCCGGCCCATGGGGGGAGCGGAG GCAGGAAGGGGCCGGAGGGCAGGTACCCGCTGCACTACCTCGTCTGGCACAACCGCGCCCGCGACCTGGACCGGGAGCTCAGCGCCAAGCAg GCTGACATTGAGCAGCTGGACCCCCGAGGACGCACACCCCTGCACCTGGCCACCACGCTGGGCCACCTCGAGtgtgccagggtgctgctgaaGCATGGTGCCGATGTGGGCAAGGAGAACCGCAGTGGCTGGACAg TCCTGCAGGAGGCTGTGAGCACCCGTGACCTGGAGCTGGTGCAGCTGGTCCTGCGCTACCGTGACTACCAGAGAGCCATCAAGCGCCTGGCTGGGATCCCCATCCTGCTGGAGAAGCTGCGCAAG GCCCAGGACTTCTACGTGGAGATGAAGTGGGAGTTCACCAGCTGGG TGCCGCTGGTGTCCAAGATCTGCCCCAGTGACACCTACAAGGTGTGGAAAAGTGGCCAGAACCTGCGGGTGGACACCACGCTGCTGGGCTTTGACCATATGACCTGGCAGCGGGGCAACCGCAGCTTTGTCTTTCGGGGACAAG ACACCAGCGCAGTGGTGATGGAGATCGACCACGACCGGCGGGTGGTTTACTCAGAGACGCTGGCCTTAGCCAGCCACGACCaggaggtgctgctggctgctgtgcagcccACCGAGGAGCAGGTGATGGGGCGGTTGACGGCCCCCGTCGTCACCACCCAGCTTGACACTAAGAACATCGCCTTCgagag GAACAAGTCCGGGATCCTGGGCTGGAGGAGCGAGAAGACGGAAATGGTGAATGGGTACGAGGCCAAG GTCTACGGCGCGTCCAACGTGGAGCTGATCACGCGGACACGGACCGAGCACCTCTCGGACCAGCACAAGGGCAAGAGCAAAG GCAGTAAGACCCCTCTGCAGTCCTTCCTGGGCATTGCCGAGCAGCACGTGGGGCCCAACAACGGG ACGCTGATCACGCAGACCCTGAGCCACGCCAACCCCACTGCCATCACCCCCGAGGAGTACTTCAACCCCAACTTTGAGCTGGGCAACCGGGACATGGGGCGGCCCATGGAGCTCACCACCAAGACACAGAA GTTCAAGGCAAAGCTATGGCTGTGCGAGGACCACCCGCTGTCCCTCTGCGAGCAAGTTGCCCCCATCATCGACCTCATGGCAATAAGCAATGCGCTCTTCGCCAAACTGCGGGACTTCATCACCCTGCGCCTCCCGCCCGGCTTCCCTGTCAAGATCG AAATCCCCATCTTCCATATTCTCAACGCCCGCATCACCTTTGGGAACCTCAACGGGTGCGACGAGCCCGTCAGCTCCCTgcggcacagccccagcagcgaGGCACCCTCGCCCAGCAGCGACTCCTCCAGCgtcagcagctccagctccctga cctcGTGCCGGGTGTGTGAGATGGACCCGGCGCTGTTTGAGGTGCCGCGGGGGTACAGCGTGGTGGGCACCCACCAGGACGCCCTGCGGGAGGACGAGGATGACCTGCTGCAGTTTGCCAtccagcagagcctgctggaAGCGGGCAGCGAGTACGACCAG GTGACCATTTGGGAAGCACTGACCAACAGCAAGCCGGGCACCCACCCCATGTCGCACGAGGGCCGCCGGGGAGACAGGTTG GACTCCCCAGCACACGGCAGCTCCCAGGCCCCCCgttgccccagccccagggggcGGCAGGGGGCCCAGCGCCCTGTTCCCCAGCTATGCGGAGCAGCTACGGCTGGCCATGGCACTGTCGGcgcgggagcaggaggaagccGAGCGCCGGACgcggcaggaggaggaggacttgCAGCGGATCCTGCAGCTCTCACTAACGGACAAGTGACCCCGCGCCCCTGCtga
- the ANKRD13B gene encoding ankyrin repeat domain-containing protein 13B isoform X2: MCPPAHGGSGGRKGPEGRYPLHYLVWHNRARDLDRELSAKQADIEQLDPRGRTPLHLATTLGHLECARVLLKHGADVGKENRSGWTVLQEAVSTRDLELVQLVLRYRDYQRAIKRLAGIPILLEKLRKAQDFYVEMKWEFTSWVPLVSKICPSDTYKVWKSGQNLRVDTTLLGFDHMTWQRGNRSFVFRGQDTSAVVMEIDHDRRVVYSETLALASHDQEVLLAAVQPTEEQVMGRLTAPVVTTQLDTKNIAFERNKSGILGWRSEKTEMVNGYEAKVYGASNVELITRTRTEHLSDQHKGKSKGSKTPLQSFLGIAEQHVGPNNGTLITQTLSHANPTAITPEEYFNPNFELGNRDMGRPMELTTKTQKFKAKLWLCEDHPLSLCEQVAPIIDLMAISNALFAKLRDFITLRLPPGFPVKIGTGGGLCCQHGWHSQLPSLLLVFPFPAEIPIFHILNARITFGNLNGCDEPVSSLRHSPSSEAPSPSSDSSSVSSSSSLTSCRVCEMDPALFEVPRGYSVVGTHQDALREDEDDLLQFAIQQSLLEAGSEYDQVTIWEALTNSKPGTHPMSHEGRRGDRTPQHTAAPRPPVAPAPGGGRGPSALFPSYAEQLRLAMALSAREQEEAERRTRQEEEDLQRILQLSLTDK; encoded by the exons ATGTGCCCGCCGGCCCATGGGGGGAGCGGAG GCAGGAAGGGGCCGGAGGGCAGGTACCCGCTGCACTACCTCGTCTGGCACAACCGCGCCCGCGACCTGGACCGGGAGCTCAGCGCCAAGCAg GCTGACATTGAGCAGCTGGACCCCCGAGGACGCACACCCCTGCACCTGGCCACCACGCTGGGCCACCTCGAGtgtgccagggtgctgctgaaGCATGGTGCCGATGTGGGCAAGGAGAACCGCAGTGGCTGGACAg TCCTGCAGGAGGCTGTGAGCACCCGTGACCTGGAGCTGGTGCAGCTGGTCCTGCGCTACCGTGACTACCAGAGAGCCATCAAGCGCCTGGCTGGGATCCCCATCCTGCTGGAGAAGCTGCGCAAG GCCCAGGACTTCTACGTGGAGATGAAGTGGGAGTTCACCAGCTGGG TGCCGCTGGTGTCCAAGATCTGCCCCAGTGACACCTACAAGGTGTGGAAAAGTGGCCAGAACCTGCGGGTGGACACCACGCTGCTGGGCTTTGACCATATGACCTGGCAGCGGGGCAACCGCAGCTTTGTCTTTCGGGGACAAG ACACCAGCGCAGTGGTGATGGAGATCGACCACGACCGGCGGGTGGTTTACTCAGAGACGCTGGCCTTAGCCAGCCACGACCaggaggtgctgctggctgctgtgcagcccACCGAGGAGCAGGTGATGGGGCGGTTGACGGCCCCCGTCGTCACCACCCAGCTTGACACTAAGAACATCGCCTTCgagag GAACAAGTCCGGGATCCTGGGCTGGAGGAGCGAGAAGACGGAAATGGTGAATGGGTACGAGGCCAAG GTCTACGGCGCGTCCAACGTGGAGCTGATCACGCGGACACGGACCGAGCACCTCTCGGACCAGCACAAGGGCAAGAGCAAAG GCAGTAAGACCCCTCTGCAGTCCTTCCTGGGCATTGCCGAGCAGCACGTGGGGCCCAACAACGGG ACGCTGATCACGCAGACCCTGAGCCACGCCAACCCCACTGCCATCACCCCCGAGGAGTACTTCAACCCCAACTTTGAGCTGGGCAACCGGGACATGGGGCGGCCCATGGAGCTCACCACCAAGACACAGAA GTTCAAGGCAAAGCTATGGCTGTGCGAGGACCACCCGCTGTCCCTCTGCGAGCAAGTTGCCCCCATCATCGACCTCATGGCAATAAGCAATGCGCTCTTCGCCAAACTGCGGGACTTCATCACCCTGCGCCTCCCGCCCGGCTTCCCTGTCAAGATCGGTACGGGGGGGGGTCTTTGCTGCCAGCATGGGTGGCACAGCCagcttccctccctgcttttgGTTTTTCCCTTTCCCGCAGAAATCCCCATCTTCCATATTCTCAACGCCCGCATCACCTTTGGGAACCTCAACGGGTGCGACGAGCCCGTCAGCTCCCTgcggcacagccccagcagcgaGGCACCCTCGCCCAGCAGCGACTCCTCCAGCgtcagcagctccagctccctga cctcGTGCCGGGTGTGTGAGATGGACCCGGCGCTGTTTGAGGTGCCGCGGGGGTACAGCGTGGTGGGCACCCACCAGGACGCCCTGCGGGAGGACGAGGATGACCTGCTGCAGTTTGCCAtccagcagagcctgctggaAGCGGGCAGCGAGTACGACCAG GTGACCATTTGGGAAGCACTGACCAACAGCAAGCCGGGCACCCACCCCATGTCGCACGAGGGCCGCCGGGGAGACAG GACTCCCCAGCACACGGCAGCTCCCAGGCCCCCCgttgccccagccccagggggcGGCAGGGGGCCCAGCGCCCTGTTCCCCAGCTATGCGGAGCAGCTACGGCTGGCCATGGCACTGTCGGcgcgggagcaggaggaagccGAGCGCCGGACgcggcaggaggaggaggacttgCAGCGGATCCTGCAGCTCTCACTAACGGACAAGTGA